The genomic DNA TCCAGTAAAAATTGCATTTATCTAGTATGTTTTACTGTTTTTATGTTATGTGATCTATTTGTTTCTTCTATTTATGtagtgataattttaatttttttttttttttttttgtgctttaGTTAGGAAAGAGGAATGGGTTCTGATGGAATCAAAGCTAATTTGAGATTTTGACATTTGAGGATTAGAATTTTATTCTCTTATATTTAGGAATCAAAGCCAATTTGTCTTGAAGAATTTTATCTTGAAGAATAAATGTGTgaaaaatttgagaattttattcttttatcgTGTGAAGAATAATTCTAATATGGAATTGAAGATAATATTTTGGCCATCTCAACAAACAAGAACATTAATGTGAAAAAATccgaatttaaaaaatatgtaggTTGTAGGAATTACATTTTAGTTCATAATCAATCCAAAAAGAGACTCTGTATCCGATGtaatctatcaatttgaatgaatgaatatcatttatttttgtcaaaaaaaagaacattaatGTGATTAATAACGGCAGACCTTGGTAGATGATGGATATAGAACACGAGGATAATGATAATTTATCTCATGTGCATAAAAcactaagggtgtgtttggattgagggtttaggaggcgAAGGAGGGAggaatttacattttttttaattacggactatataacatgtttttctaaaataaattaagtgtgattgaagtattatacgATCGTTTATCAAgttaatatgttaatttttttaaaaacatttcatagtgtccgtattttaaaaatgaaaaaccacCAAATTAAGTGGTCGAGTTTATTATGACGTTGGTAGTCTGTTACGGCTAACCTTAATGGTTTTGGGTCTTTTAGCAACACTTATGAAGTGTTACAAATTTATTTCTTGCCTGTGATTCATCGAAGAGGCATTCCACAAAGTTCATTTAATTATCTTACCATCATTTAATCTCTTCATGAATTACATGTTCCCCGCAGATTCATTGTCTTTTACCCCATTTCTCTTAATATATTATCTATTTagtgagaaataaaaaaaaaattgtgatactACTCCTAATTAAAAGTTAATATACTAATTTGTTTAATGAAATAGACGAATAACCATGTTATCATGGAACATGTtccttccttaaaaataaaaccttGTTATGATGGTGTTGCAAGAATTTTCTCTACTTTTGGCACATCCGTTATATAGATTCGAAGATAACCCGTAATCAATATATAGGAGGCAATGCTAGAACATCAATCATTCATACCATGAGCCCTACATGCATGGAGTTATGTTGAACAAACCAAAAACACCCTCCCATTTGAAAGGTGTGCTAAAGAAGTGGCAACTAGTTCTAGAACGGTTGTATTTGACTTTAATGATTATTTAATCAGTGATACAAGATAGACCTAAATGAGAAAAGCACTATTCACAGTTTCTTAAATTTGTCTATTTAAACCCATGTTTAATCGTCGACAATTAAGTACCTTCAAAATATGTTTTAGGTGAATAGTTTTTACAATCATGCCTAATCAGTTTTGATAAGAAAGgctcattataattataaaaataaaaaaaaaaattaaatagctTGGATATAACAGCGAAATTGCTAGGAATTTTAGCTAGAGTTTTACTGCAAAATTGTTGTGACGATATATCCTAGCGATATAGTTACGACACATAAACTTTTGAACAATATTTTACTATAATTTAATTGGTAATTAGCTacaattttttcatatattattttcattttagctAGTAAATATTTTGCCAGATCATTTTCCGTTCAATGCATGCTATGACAGCTAATTCATAATTATTCTCTAGCTAAATGTATTTGCGCTAGAGATTAGCTACAAATTTGCTTAGATTTCAATCTTGCAGCTAATGGCAGATTTTCTTGTAGTGCACGCATaatgattttgatttattaTATTGCCTAACTATAATTTATCATGTCATTTTTTGTGCCGATCAAGATTCACTTCAATCAATATTTTACCACATTCACACATTCGAAATATCTACAGTAGTTGGATCAAGATCAAAAGATCATGATCTAACGACCGCTGATATGCCAAAGATGAAtgtagaaaaaatattaaatactgAGGCTGAATTAAAATATTaggaagaacaagaacaagacaAATACAATCTATGTATAGTATACCATATATTTTGCAAATTAAACAGTGAGATTTGTGGTCACAACTACAAACTAAATAGGAAATAATTtgaaatgaacctaaaaataaGTGGTTTCCCTAGAGAAAGTCGAAGATTTAAAATCAAGGCCGCAAAGGAAACCTGTAATTTCAAACCATGAAGGCACTAAATGTAGGTGGCAATGACACGAAATCTAACCATTTTGAAGTTCTAACTCCCTTCTTAGTAGTGGCGGAGCCTttcatgggctggggtgggccacggcccacccgaaaaaattaaaaaatcaacaattataggtctattttgtgagattttatgcaattttgtgtcgattttatgttttggttgatccaaattcttgcaaagtggtgtagtggcccacccgaaaatttaaataattcaattatagttttattttgcgagaatttatacaattttatgtcgatTTTAGGTTTCGGAtgatccaaattcccgcaaattggtgtagtggcccacccgaaaaatttaaataattcaattaaaggtctaatttgcgagactttaaacaatttttcaatagttacttttagtggcccaccctgacattttttttctggctccgccactgcttcTTAGCCATTATTTCATTAGTTAAATTTACTTTGaaatccagaagtcctagctcaactggcaaaatgccgaaattgttaggccggatgtcatgaccggggttcgaaccccggtacctccacttgtgtgtgtgagtttataatggctttgccatttcgtctatctaccaaaaaaaaaaattactttgaaAATTGAGATTCACTTTGTAGCCATGAAACGGTTTTATAACAGAGTGAATTTGAGATTcactttgatatatatatatatatatatatatatatatatatatatatatatgtagtttCTTTGGAAACAAATAGGTCATGGAAGGAAATGGGAGATGCAGAGAAGAGCCGGTCGATAGAAAAAGACTATTGTTTTTTGGTATTGTCGATCTTACTAACatcttgttttaatttttttttactctttcaattatttaaatatttagtatgtatatttttatcattgaattagattttatcctttatttagtagaaaattaatttcagtataaatatcataaattaatttttattcgaatttgtagtggtaaataaaaataaacgaattaaatttaataaatagtattagGTTCTAGTGAAAAACACAAAACTGTTGGTAAAAGGCATGTTTTTTTTGCTACTTTTATTCATGACGTTTACGCACCGGATAAACCGTAGGTAGAACTTAAAACTTTTGGTGACAGTCACTTGAACTTTTCCTCTCAGACACAACCCTTGAAATTGGGCGTACGTAATTGACGCCTTTTTCTAGTATTGAAGGACTTCTATGGACAAATATTATCTTTCTGTTGATGTCAAATTTCTTGAAGTGATATGTTGGGGGTATAAGTGTGAATagtttgttggaacaaaatgtgtttcacaatgaaccttaatgagttttgatgataacatggtattaaaaattgtcaattggttattactaattattgttcaagtgtacaggaccaaaggctagtcaagtaatttcaacaggtcttggaagaacaatgaaaagcaaaagaattccaagcatctgaagaaaactgctcctgaagttgaagtgcttctgaagtgatgacgtcatcagaagcaaggttttcatcagaagctatatcttcaccagaagctacatttgatcctttaatcaatctgaagattcaaagtagctggtTCTCAATTCAatcttatctaagaagaacgaagaattgaaagggatgTACCAACGGtcatatggatagcactgagcatttgtccctcgttaacagagttgacaaagtacaagtgtacaaccactacctccactactctgtttttgtccacgctacaagacaagacaacagctatgcctgcataATTTGTGtcctcaagatgggaatgaatttgaagcttattcttcaaaggagtACActcaaatcaggcaaaggattactggtggatgatcaaaggatttcaaacgactctttagacgttctgattatctcaacgtctctttcacgcctctatataaaggagtgaagacttgaagattaaagatagagatatacaagttcaaaagcgccaaaactctgtcaaattgattctacaaagcacactgaatttctgcactgatttgatacatcttagaaattcaaagtctagagtctttattgtattgtattgagaacaccactgattgtatatcaagtgttcaagtcaaactcaattctctgtatttttgtttgatcagaagtctcttgcctgcgtgcttgagcattagaagtctcttgcttagtgcttgagcattggaagactcttgcgtgtgtgcttgagcatttttgtgaagtctcatacttagaaagtattgagcatttgtaatctttgtgattatagtgaaatctccttggaagtgcaagggggactggactacttccgtgttgtggaaggaaccaggataactgcttgtgtctttgtctttcttttctctgctctgctctgttcttttccgctgcatatctaattctgatcatttcatcagaagcactcacaaactgcttctgaaggtttatcagaagaagatttttagagagaaaaagaaaacacaattcaacccccccttcttgtgtttttctcaccttcatagtTTAGTCTCACATCGactataaattaattaaatgtagGATATATAACTTATAAGAGTGGCGACTCATGCCtaatgtcttaaggttttggggTGGAGAAGTTGTGTCCAATCTCTTGATGGTCCTGATCATTTACCAATTGTTTCTCTTAGCGCTCTCCCGGACTCTGCAACAATATCTTGAAAAACCAAATGGTTATAAAATCGTTAACTTGCATTGCTTTTTCAGCACTGTCTTGTTTTTGCCATGCCATATTGCAAATTTACACTACTAGATTTGCACAAACCTTGGTGTTATTAATTAACTTTTTCCAAACATAAACTCTTGTATTTCATATCACATGTCTAACACATACAAGAGGTACACACATCATGAGTATTTCTTATTGATGTAAAGTAAACCATAAAtaccaacaaacaaacaaacaaacaaacaaacataacaaCATGACCATGATGAGGTAATTTGACTACTTCACACATTTTATTTAAAGCAACAGAACAAACAATGAAACTCATTAAATGGAGATACTATTAGGAATGCCTCTGCCAGTCAATCCTTCCTCACTAGAAGGATAAAGCAGAGTGTATGGCATCTTCACAGGCCCGTATCGGTTTCTCAATGACTCATCATTGTTCCTTTTGATGAGCTTTGCCTCAATTTCAGCCAACTTCCTTCCAAACCTCTTGAAAGCTTCTAATGGCTGTGAATCAAAAGTCCAAGCCTCACCTTCATTTCTCTGTCCAAGGTATTGCTCATCAGAAGCATGCCTTGACAAGACCTCTATGATTGTAAGGTCAGTTAGGGTATCATTTTTTGGTGTGATTGTCCTCAGATACGCCTTCTGAAAGTTCTTAGAAAGCTCGTCATACTCAGCAGACCCTTTCTTAGGCATGTGTCTCCGGCTCTTAGTTGGTCGGTTAAGTATATATCCTCCATATGGGTATTGACCAAAATTAACAGCTGCATGATGTGCTGAAGCAATCCATATGAGGATAGTGCAAGCTTCAATCAACTCTGTACAAGTTTGCATCTTAAACCACCATGTAGCATTCTTCAAATCACCATGACCCACCTCTACAACTTCTCTCCAAAATGCTTGCAGTTCAGAATCTTGCGCAACAGCAACATCTGACTTGTAGTAGAAATTCACATATTCTTCAACCCATGACTTGATAGCATCCCATATCTCTAGTCCATCAGCAGCATAAGGGTAGTCCTCTATCAGAAGGCGAATTCCATGTGGGGAAGTTGGATCCTCAACAGCCACTCCTCTAGATATAGCATGCAAGGAAGATatcattaacataaaaaatacttttgacATCAATATCTTTTTTACCAAGATTATTAAATTTCTATTGTAGTCACAATCCTAGCCATTATAGAGAATTGCGGTAAAATATAGTTGATGCCTTATCTTAGATCATGGTTACTAGCATTATTTCAATCCTTTTTTAACTAATGAATGAGTagtaactaatttttttttgaaggttaCCTTTTAAGTAGATCATTAGGTAGTCCTTGATCTGGGAAAACCCAATCCTTATATAATACAGAAGACAGTTCTATAGAATGACTTCCCAATAAGAATGTTGATTCTATAATACCCTCTGCATTTACCAAGACACTCCTTGCAAGTGCATTAATGTTCATTGTGTCACGATAATGTGGAAGCAGAAGTTTGTGAATAGGGTGAACCACACTAAGATGCCTATTAGTTGCTATGATGAATGGCTCAACAACAGCGTGCGTGTTCAACCTGTTACACATGTAGATATTCATGAATCAATCTtagatatataaaattaaatatgtttgattctataaaaattcatcaacataattgtACCAGTGGCTGACAAGTTGGTGAACAGAAGAGTCATTTACAATAACATAAGCCTTGGCAAGGAGCCAAATAGAAGATTCAACACCTTCCTTTGCAGGCAAGTAAACATCACTAACAGGACCAAAGCTATCAGCCTGAGGATGTGGGCTACTTAGCTCAATGGCTAATGGCTTCAAAGTTCCATCATTTTGTAAGAAAATGATAGTTCTAGTAGCATATGCCTTTGTTGTATCAGCTGCATTTATTTTCCTCAGATATGGATATATTGAGTCATGGTGATCAAGTATGTAAAGCCTGTTGTTTTGGATAGCCTAttgaacaaaatataatttagtcaTTGCAAttatttgaataataaataaccACAAAATAACATTGTCAAAGTTAAATTATATGCATAGTATTAATGTTAAACTATGTCATTACTTCTTCTACAGTGACCCCATCCATGTTTAGCTCTAACTGTTCTTCGGTTATTGTGCTCGTATTATCACCATAATCGGTATTTAGCTTGCTCTTTGGTGGGAACTCCTACATTATATATAACAAGTAATACTGAAATTAAGATTGAAAATATAGTATGTAAAGTGGACAAAATAGagtttaattttgtgtttgtaaAGAAATCGTTAAACTATTAAGTTTACCTGAATTCTTTTTATAATGTGTGGATTCACACCAGCAATCATCTCCCTTGCAAATTCTTCATCAGTCATCCACGCAGACTGATTAACTGCTCAAAATAAGAGCATTGCAAATGAtctgtaatatttttatttattctatgAAAATATATTGCTAGGACTAACTAATAGATACCTTGAATCACTTTAGGCGGTGGAAACTTTAGGGCCGATTCACCATCAGTTCGGAAGAGTTCCTTGAAAAATGGTATGGGGCTAAGTTTGCTAAGTATACTAGTAGGTAATTTAATCCCACCATCATAAAATGATCGCACATCATCAAAGCTATTAAATTCTGGCTTATTGAGTTGTAATGTAATTGCAGATTGTAATTGAGGTATGAAACTTTGAGAAGCTGATTTGAGTATGTAAACAAGAAAATCTGAAGACTTCAAGTGACCAAATGCTTCATCTCTTGGAACGTAAACAAAGTCGTCCCGTCTCTCACTTTTAGGATCTGTTCA from Medicago truncatula cultivar Jemalong A17 chromosome 8, MtrunA17r5.0-ANR, whole genome shotgun sequence includes the following:
- the LOC11429451 gene encoding linoleate 9S-lipoxygenase — its product is MYSGFKSMLKRGQKVKGTVVLMQTNVFDINAINGATKNTTNLVKTGIKAVGGVAGTLIDTAGAFVGRSVALRLISATTADGSGKGKVGEKTFIEGFVTSMPILGAGQSAYDIHFEWNSDMGVPGAFYIESNMTREFFLVSLTLEDIPNHGTINFVCNSWIYSADKYKTKRIFFANKTYLPSETPAPLVYYREEELKTLRGDGTGQRKEHDRIYDYDVYNDLGDPDKYAHLARPVIGGSDTLPYPRRGRTGRKPAKKDPKSERRDDFVYVPRDEAFGHLKSSDFLVYILKSASQSFIPQLQSAITLQLNKPEFNSFDDVRSFYDGGIKLPTSILSKLSPIPFFKELFRTDGESALKFPPPKVIQVNQSAWMTDEEFAREMIAGVNPHIIKRIQEFPPKSKLNTDYGDNTSTITEEQLELNMDGVTVEEAIQNNRLYILDHHDSIYPYLRKINAADTTKAYATRTIIFLQNDGTLKPLAIELSSPHPQADSFGPVSDVYLPAKEGVESSIWLLAKAYVIVNDSSVHQLVSHWLNTHAVVEPFIIATNRHLSVVHPIHKLLLPHYRDTMNINALARSVLVNAEGIIESTFLLGSHSIELSSVLYKDWVFPDQGLPNDLLKRGVAVEDPTSPHGIRLLIEDYPYAADGLEIWDAIKSWVEEYVNFYYKSDVAVAQDSELQAFWREVVEVGHGDLKNATWWFKMQTCTELIEACTILIWIASAHHAAVNFGQYPYGGYILNRPTKSRRHMPKKGSAEYDELSKNFQKAYLRTITPKNDTLTDLTIIEVLSRHASDEQYLGQRNEGEAWTFDSQPLEAFKRFGRKLAEIEAKLIKRNNDESLRNRYGPVKMPYTLLYPSSEEGLTGRGIPNSISI